The following proteins are encoded in a genomic region of Arachis stenosperma cultivar V10309 chromosome 4, arast.V10309.gnm1.PFL2, whole genome shotgun sequence:
- the LOC130973476 gene encoding uncharacterized protein LOC130973476 — protein MSCFLVPHFNFNALPDTLLRENLCSHQPLPSQRFLQCSTSASHSTSNNYRPAVILPGLGNNSGDYLKLEQTLEDKYGVPTVVAKVSRVDWLRNAAGLVDPNYWRGTLQPRPVLDWYLKRVDDAVQEAKLLAQQQDASISLIGHSAGGWLARLYMQDFELSHHVSLLLTLGTPHLPPPKGVAGVIDQTRGLLDYVEKNCSKAVYTPQLKYVCIAGRYIQGAPLWGSSNSVANAEFAVPAGEGVNMKPESGSTLRGRIVGQGYKQVCGEAEVWGDGVVPQVSAHLDGALNISLDGVYHSPVGSDDELRPWYGSPSVLDQWVQHLLH, from the exons ATGTCGTGCTTCTTAGTGCCTCACTTCAACTTCAACGCCCTCCCCGACACCCTTCTCA GAGAAAACTTGTGTTCACATCAGCCACTACCCTCTCAG AGATTCCTCCAATGTTCAACCTCAGCTTCACATTCAACCTCCAATAACTACCGTCCGGCTGTCATTCTTCCC GGCTTGGGGAACAACTCCGGCGACTACCTCAAGTTAGAGCAAACTCTAGAGGATAAGTACGGCGTGCCGACGGTGGTGGCAAAGGTGTCAAGAGTTGATTGGCTGCGTAACGCTGCCGGTTTGGTAGACCCCAATTACTGGCGTGGCACCCTTCAGCCAAGGCCTGTCCTTGATTGGTATTTGAAGAGAGTTGATGATGCTGTTCAAGAGGCTAAGCTCTTGGCACAACAACAAG ATGCAAGTATATCCCTCATTGGCCACTCCGCAGGAGGATGGCTTGCGCGTCTCTATATGCAAGATTTTGAACTCTCCCACCATGTATCCTTGTTATTAACTCTTGGAACTCCTCACCT CCCTCCTCCAAAAGGCGTGGCAGGGGTTATTGATCAAACTCGGGGCCTCCTTGATTATGTCGAAAAGAATTGCTCTAAAGCTGTTTACACCCCTCAACTTAAGTACGTGTGTATCGCAGGAAG GTACATTCAAGGAGCTCCGCTTTGGGGCAGCTCAAATTCAGTTGCAAACGCGGAATTTGCAGTTCCAGCAGGTGAAGGTGTAAACATGAAGCCGGAAAGTGGAAGCACATTACGTGGTCGCATTGTTGGGCAAGGTTACAAGCAGGTATGTGGGGAAGCAGAGGTGTGGGGTGATGGCGTGGTACCTCAAGTATCAGCTCACTTGGATGGCGCACTTAACATTTCTTTGGATGGTGTTTACCACTCACCGGTGGGTTCCGATGATGAACTCAGACCATGGTATGGCTCCCCCTCTGTGTTGGATCAATGGGTACAACACCTCCTTCATTAG